A genomic region of Alicyclobacillus sp. SO9 contains the following coding sequences:
- the ilvD gene encoding dihydroxy-acid dehydratase: MRSDNIKKGADRAPHRSLLYATGKVKPMDLTKPFIGICNSYVDIIPGHVHLQEMGKIVKQAIIEAGGIPFEFNTIGVDDGIAMGHIGMRYSLPSRELIADSAETMINAHWFDGVFFMPNCDKITPGMLMAAARTNVPAVFVSGGPMEAGKSSSGQNLSLVSVFEGVGGYNSGQITADKLKELEEQACPTCGSCSGMFTANSMNTIMEMLGITVPGNGTIVATSKERENLIYDAARHLMNLVDKDIRPRDIITQEAIDDAFALDMAMGGSTNTVLHLLAIAHEAGIDYDLTRINEIAERVPYLAKISPASDYSMHDVHESGGISAIIRELVEVEGAIHPNRITITGKTIGQNVQDAEITNAEVIRRRTSPYSPVGGLSILYGNLAPDGGVIKVGGVDPSITRFEGEAIIYESQDAAQQGIDSGEVREGHVVVIRYEGPKGGPGMPEMLAPTSSIVGRGLGTKVALITDGRFSGATRGIAVGHISPEAGEGGPIALLNNGDKIIIDLPNRRINVDLSNDELHQRRAAWVQPEQKVQSGYLARYAKLVTSANTGGVLKI; this comes from the coding sequence ATGAGAAGTGACAACATCAAGAAGGGAGCCGACAGAGCTCCACACCGAAGTCTCTTATATGCTACGGGCAAAGTGAAACCAATGGATTTAACGAAGCCTTTCATTGGCATCTGCAACTCTTACGTCGACATCATTCCTGGCCACGTTCATCTTCAGGAAATGGGTAAAATAGTTAAGCAGGCTATCATTGAAGCTGGCGGTATTCCGTTTGAGTTCAACACGATTGGTGTAGATGACGGAATCGCTATGGGGCACATTGGAATGCGCTACTCTTTACCAAGTCGCGAGTTAATAGCAGATTCTGCGGAGACGATGATTAACGCTCATTGGTTTGACGGTGTCTTTTTCATGCCTAATTGCGACAAAATTACACCAGGTATGCTCATGGCGGCTGCACGCACCAATGTTCCTGCCGTCTTCGTCTCTGGCGGGCCCATGGAGGCAGGCAAGTCCAGCTCAGGTCAAAACTTGTCATTAGTATCCGTATTCGAAGGTGTGGGCGGCTATAATTCAGGACAAATCACGGCTGACAAACTGAAAGAGCTAGAAGAACAGGCTTGTCCGACATGCGGCTCTTGCTCCGGCATGTTCACGGCAAATTCAATGAATACCATTATGGAAATGCTAGGTATTACAGTACCCGGCAACGGTACCATTGTAGCGACCTCCAAGGAGCGGGAAAACCTCATCTATGATGCGGCCCGCCATCTGATGAACTTGGTTGACAAGGATATTCGCCCCCGAGACATCATAACCCAGGAAGCCATTGATGACGCGTTTGCACTGGATATGGCAATGGGCGGTTCAACAAATACGGTGTTGCATTTGCTTGCAATTGCCCATGAAGCGGGGATTGATTACGATTTAACTCGTATCAATGAAATTGCCGAAAGAGTGCCTTACTTAGCAAAAATCAGTCCTGCCTCTGACTACTCCATGCACGACGTTCACGAATCCGGCGGTATTAGCGCCATCATCAGAGAACTTGTAGAAGTTGAGGGTGCAATTCACCCAAATCGAATTACGATTACAGGTAAAACCATTGGCCAAAATGTGCAGGATGCTGAAATTACCAACGCCGAAGTCATTCGAAGGCGAACGAGTCCGTACAGTCCTGTTGGCGGATTATCAATTCTCTACGGCAATCTTGCTCCAGATGGCGGGGTCATTAAAGTTGGCGGTGTCGACCCTTCTATCACACGGTTTGAAGGAGAAGCCATTATCTACGAATCACAAGATGCCGCACAGCAGGGCATCGACAGTGGTGAGGTACGAGAAGGCCATGTAGTGGTCATCCGGTACGAGGGGCCGAAAGGCGGTCCTGGAATGCCAGAGATGCTTGCGCCCACTTCGTCAATCGTGGGCCGCGGCCTGGGAACAAAGGTGGCGCTCATCACAGACGGTCGTTTTTCCGGCGCCACCAGAGGCATTGCTGTAGGCCACATTTCACCTGAAGCTGGGGAAGGCGGCCCCATCGCATTATTGAACAATGGAGATAAGATTATTATCGACCTTCCAAACCGGCGGATTAACGTAGACCTTTCCAACGACGAACTCCACCAGCGGCGTGCAGCCTGGGTCCAACCTGAACAAAAGGTGCAATCAGGATACTTGGCAAGGTACGCCAAGTTGGTTACATCCGCTAATACCGGCGGTGTCTTAAAAATCTAG
- a CDS encoding asparaginase, producing the protein MVTEEKVVIINTGGTIAMELDETTDSVRTGSVQPLHSVGPMLQRFTQYEMIDLFNVPSPHMTPNMMHELSAAVHRELSRHEVSGVVVTHGTDTIEETAFYLNLTVPSDKPVVFTGAMRSSNELGADGPVNLIQAVRVAAHPFSRGRGSMVVFNDEIHTARDVTKTHTSNVATFQSPAYGPIGFISKKEVSFHQPPNRGNTYSLDGKLLESSGHPEVPVVKAVTGMNPKWLQYLLDSPIDGVVLEAFGAGNVPPTIVPVVRTLIEKNVPVVMVSRCFNGYVQDVYGYEGGGRQLRNLGVILCPDLNAQKARIKLLILLAARLSITQIAAEF; encoded by the coding sequence GTGGTGACTGAGGAGAAAGTTGTAATCATTAACACCGGTGGAACAATTGCCATGGAATTGGATGAAACAACAGACTCTGTTCGAACAGGAAGTGTTCAACCGCTGCATTCAGTTGGTCCTATGCTGCAACGCTTCACTCAATATGAAATGATAGACTTGTTCAATGTGCCAAGCCCGCATATGACTCCGAATATGATGCATGAATTATCCGCTGCGGTCCATCGTGAATTGAGCAGGCATGAGGTCTCAGGCGTCGTAGTCACGCATGGGACAGATACGATTGAAGAAACGGCATTTTATCTGAACTTGACCGTACCTAGCGACAAACCGGTGGTGTTTACTGGAGCGATGCGTTCGAGCAACGAACTCGGTGCAGACGGCCCTGTCAACCTGATTCAGGCCGTCCGAGTTGCTGCTCATCCTTTTTCCCGGGGAAGAGGTTCAATGGTCGTTTTCAATGACGAGATCCACACTGCAAGAGACGTCACAAAAACCCACACAAGTAATGTAGCCACATTTCAGTCTCCGGCTTACGGGCCAATCGGATTTATCAGCAAAAAGGAAGTATCCTTCCATCAACCCCCCAACCGCGGCAACACCTATTCTTTAGACGGCAAACTGCTTGAGAGCAGTGGACATCCTGAAGTCCCAGTAGTAAAGGCAGTAACGGGCATGAACCCAAAATGGCTCCAATATCTTTTGGACAGTCCGATTGACGGCGTCGTACTGGAAGCATTTGGTGCCGGAAACGTTCCCCCGACTATCGTCCCTGTCGTACGCACCTTAATTGAGAAGAATGTCCCTGTCGTGATGGTGTCCCGTTGTTTCAACGGATACGTACAGGATGTTTATGGATACGAAGGAGGAGGTCGGCAACTTCGGAATCTTGGCGTGATTCTATGCCCTGATTTGAATGCACAAAAAGCCAGAATCAAGTTACTGATACTCCTTGCCGCACGACTTTCAATCACCCAAATCGCTGCGGAATTTTAG
- a CDS encoding class I SAM-dependent methyltransferase, with product MSRGTHRFPPEKMHVLDSPERRKMMPAEPLLSALPVTKQDVIVDLGAGTGYFSIPAAKLTRETVYAVDVEPKMLEALKENVQTQNVSNVVPMTGAIENIPLEDDTADLIIASLVLHSVNPISDGLQEIRRVLKDGGKLLCLDWEPKESPMGPPLEVRVSSSNMEEALQKAGFGITKRLFPEEFLYVLVAAKESFQL from the coding sequence ATGTCTCGAGGTACACATCGGTTCCCGCCAGAAAAGATGCATGTCTTAGATTCCCCAGAACGACGCAAGATGATGCCGGCAGAGCCTCTGCTCTCCGCTCTCCCCGTAACCAAGCAGGATGTCATTGTCGACTTAGGCGCCGGAACAGGTTACTTTTCGATTCCAGCGGCAAAGCTAACCCGTGAAACAGTGTACGCTGTGGATGTTGAGCCGAAAATGCTGGAAGCTCTCAAAGAGAATGTACAGACGCAAAACGTAAGCAACGTTGTTCCGATGACGGGCGCAATCGAGAATATTCCGCTCGAAGATGATACGGCAGACCTCATCATTGCTTCCCTGGTCCTTCACTCGGTCAATCCCATTTCTGACGGCCTTCAAGAGATACGACGCGTCTTAAAAGACGGCGGAAAACTTCTCTGCCTGGATTGGGAACCCAAGGAGAGTCCGATGGGGCCTCCGCTTGAAGTACGGGTTTCTTCATCCAATATGGAAGAAGCCCTGCAGAAAGCCGGTTTTGGAATTACAAAACGCCTGTTCCCGGAAGAATTCCTGTATGTACTCGTAGCAGCAAAAGAATCTTTCCAACTCTAA
- a CDS encoding zinc ribbon domain-containing protein: protein MKRSTWTIAGLLVISGLLLLLAAGLGLHSRSMMGMMGPGSAMMSMGGMMWTLRLWGVFVLFILFAVLAGLFIVCYRLLNHGSTTCTNCHHSIQDEWEFCPYCGTKQPH, encoded by the coding sequence ATGAAGAGAAGTACATGGACAATTGCAGGACTGCTAGTCATCTCAGGTCTGTTGCTGCTACTTGCTGCTGGTTTGGGGCTGCATTCGAGATCGATGATGGGAATGATGGGGCCTGGAAGCGCTATGATGTCCATGGGCGGCATGATGTGGACTTTGAGACTGTGGGGAGTTTTCGTTCTCTTCATTCTGTTCGCTGTCCTGGCAGGATTATTTATCGTCTGTTACCGACTCCTCAATCACGGTTCAACGACGTGTACGAACTGCCATCATTCGATTCAAGATGAGTGGGAGTTTTGTCCTTATTGTGGAACCAAACAACCGCACTAG
- a CDS encoding cell wall metabolism sensor histidine kinase WalK — MIRRSIVAKMTLTITALVLFVLAILYIALTQLFHNALFHSALKGTSGESLTALTNIAQWLFVLAGFGAVLLAAGLAMILSNQLTRPLVRMAAVTQSMISGTYNTKVAVSGEDEIARLGQSINGLAQNLEFLNTSRNQFLADISHELRTPLSYIHGYSEVLKEGLAQSEQDKDNYLEIIYEESGRIERLITNLFDLARAQEGSLQIELESTDVKRVVRKVVEHLRPFAATKNARLAIDIDVTHRLRVDALRLEQVVFNLVDNAVRYAPADGLVRVTAVEEGGILEIQVSDNGPGIPEEDLPHIFDRLYRVDKSRSRNSGGTGLGLAIVKQIAELHGGSVHAQSSLNHGTSIRVRIPAIKA; from the coding sequence GTGATTCGACGCAGCATTGTTGCAAAGATGACGCTAACGATTACTGCACTTGTTCTATTTGTACTTGCCATCTTATATATTGCGCTGACTCAGTTATTTCACAATGCGCTCTTTCACAGCGCTCTCAAAGGAACATCTGGTGAATCTTTGACTGCCTTAACAAACATTGCGCAATGGCTGTTTGTTCTCGCTGGATTTGGAGCGGTATTACTGGCCGCCGGTCTGGCAATGATTTTGTCCAATCAATTGACGCGGCCGTTGGTCCGCATGGCTGCAGTAACACAAAGCATGATTAGCGGGACCTATAACACAAAGGTGGCGGTTAGCGGAGAAGATGAGATTGCACGACTGGGTCAATCCATTAACGGTCTGGCCCAAAACCTTGAGTTTCTGAATACGTCACGCAATCAGTTCTTAGCTGATATTTCCCACGAATTGCGAACACCTTTAAGTTACATTCACGGTTACTCAGAGGTTTTGAAAGAAGGACTAGCTCAATCTGAACAAGACAAGGACAATTATTTGGAGATTATTTATGAAGAATCTGGCCGAATCGAAAGACTAATTACCAATTTATTCGATTTGGCACGAGCCCAAGAAGGCTCTTTGCAGATAGAATTGGAGTCTACTGATGTCAAAAGGGTTGTGCGAAAGGTGGTTGAACATCTGCGCCCCTTTGCCGCTACCAAAAATGCCCGTCTTGCGATTGATATCGATGTAACACACAGACTCCGTGTTGATGCGCTTCGGCTGGAACAGGTCGTGTTCAATTTGGTAGACAACGCTGTACGCTACGCCCCCGCTGATGGTCTGGTACGAGTCACAGCTGTAGAAGAAGGCGGCATCCTGGAGATTCAAGTGTCTGACAATGGCCCTGGAATCCCCGAGGAGGATTTACCACACATTTTCGACAGGTTGTACCGTGTGGACAAATCGCGATCGCGAAATTCCGGCGGCACAGGCCTTGGCCTCGCCATTGTCAAACAAATTGCCGAACTTCACGGCGGTTCGGTTCATGCACAAAGCAGCCTCAACCACGGCACGAGCATCAGGGTGCGAATTCCTGCGATTAAGGCTTGA
- a CDS encoding response regulator transcription factor gives MSKVILVVDDESHMRRLIQIYLQNAGYETIEAEDGETALLQMQHRHVHLVVLDLMMPGMDGWETCAEIQSRFPAVPVLMLTARTAVEDKVAGLSMGADDYLTKPFDGRELTARVQALLRRTQLSPDTIELKSIALQIDVTGRNVYVRGKPLSLTPKEYDLLLLLAQNQGRSFQREDLLNRVWGSDYYGGTRTVDSHVKNIREKLREAGIADQDPIRTVWGIGYKFEVVE, from the coding sequence TTGAGCAAAGTAATACTGGTCGTGGACGACGAGTCTCATATGCGCAGATTAATTCAAATCTACTTACAGAATGCAGGATATGAAACAATAGAGGCCGAAGATGGGGAAACTGCTTTGCTGCAGATGCAACACCGGCACGTGCACTTAGTGGTCTTAGACTTGATGATGCCAGGGATGGACGGCTGGGAGACTTGCGCCGAAATTCAGTCACGGTTTCCCGCAGTGCCTGTATTAATGCTCACCGCTCGAACTGCTGTTGAAGATAAGGTAGCCGGCCTGTCAATGGGGGCCGACGACTACCTGACTAAACCGTTCGACGGCCGGGAGCTGACGGCCCGTGTTCAGGCTTTGCTTCGAAGAACCCAGTTGTCCCCGGACACAATTGAATTAAAGAGCATAGCTCTGCAAATTGACGTTACAGGACGCAATGTCTATGTCCGTGGAAAACCACTGTCATTAACCCCTAAGGAATACGACCTTCTGTTGCTGCTCGCTCAGAACCAGGGGCGTTCATTTCAACGCGAAGACCTGTTAAACCGGGTTTGGGGGTCCGACTATTACGGCGGAACCAGGACGGTAGACAGTCACGTCAAGAACATTCGCGAGAAACTCCGTGAAGCCGGAATTGCAGACCAAGACCCAATTCGGACTGTGTGGGGCATTGGCTATAAATTCGAGGTGGTAGAGTGA
- a CDS encoding SHOCT domain-containing protein has protein sequence MGYGMMGGFGGGLGGGVGWIGWIFQIVILVAVIYLVIYAVRSFSGNTKHRSSSSDEAQEILAQRFARGDISAEDYKSMKDQLKN, from the coding sequence ATGGGATATGGAATGATGGGAGGATTTGGCGGCGGACTTGGCGGGGGTGTTGGGTGGATTGGCTGGATCTTTCAGATTGTGATTCTTGTCGCCGTCATTTATCTTGTGATTTATGCCGTCAGGTCGTTTTCGGGGAACACGAAACACCGAAGCAGTTCTTCTGATGAGGCCCAAGAGATTCTTGCGCAGAGATTTGCAAGAGGAGACATCTCTGCCGAAGACTACAAGTCGATGAAAGACCAGCTTAAGAACTGA
- a CDS encoding nitric oxide synthase oxygenase codes for MQVYEEASSFIKPCYRELGKSTEETNQRLAAIRDSVAETGTYELTYEELEHGARMAWRHSNRCIGRLFWNSLQVFDARRQETLEDIVTALYSHIEFATNAGRIRPTITVLSPKARIWNHQLVRYAGYETESGIIGDPLSVIFTRVCEGLGWQGKHTPFDVLPLVIQMSGEEPVWVPIPDNLVLQVEIRHSEFPRFEELALQWYAVPIISDMALEIGGIRYPAAPFNGWYMETEIGARNFADVNRYNMLPKVASAMGIDTKSDASLWRDKALIELNVAVLQSFKRHGVTIVDHHTAAKQFERFEQMETDAGRELTGDWTWLIPPVSPATTHVFHRQYNDTVLKPNYFRQNRPF; via the coding sequence ATGCAGGTGTACGAGGAAGCAAGCAGCTTTATCAAGCCGTGCTACAGAGAACTTGGAAAGAGTACTGAGGAAACGAACCAAAGACTGGCGGCAATTCGTGACAGCGTGGCAGAAACCGGCACTTATGAGCTTACATACGAAGAACTGGAACACGGGGCGCGCATGGCATGGAGACATAGTAATCGCTGTATTGGCCGACTATTTTGGAACTCACTACAGGTTTTTGATGCGAGACGCCAAGAAACCCTTGAGGATATAGTAACGGCTCTTTACAGTCATATTGAATTTGCTACGAATGCGGGAAGGATACGTCCCACCATCACTGTGCTTAGTCCCAAGGCACGGATTTGGAATCACCAACTCGTTCGCTACGCAGGGTACGAGACAGAAAGCGGCATCATTGGCGATCCCCTTTCAGTTATCTTTACGCGAGTGTGTGAAGGTTTGGGATGGCAGGGTAAACATACGCCGTTTGATGTGCTGCCACTGGTGATTCAGATGAGCGGTGAAGAACCGGTATGGGTTCCCATTCCCGACAATTTGGTGCTGCAAGTTGAAATTCGGCACTCCGAGTTCCCGAGGTTTGAAGAGTTGGCCCTACAGTGGTATGCCGTTCCCATCATTTCCGACATGGCATTAGAGATTGGGGGGATTCGCTATCCAGCGGCACCGTTCAATGGTTGGTATATGGAGACAGAAATTGGTGCTCGCAACTTCGCAGATGTAAATCGTTACAATATGTTGCCGAAAGTCGCCTCAGCAATGGGGATCGACACCAAATCCGACGCATCCCTATGGAGGGACAAAGCGCTCATCGAGTTGAACGTTGCGGTTTTACAGTCCTTTAAACGGCACGGTGTAACCATCGTTGACCATCATACTGCAGCTAAGCAGTTCGAACGCTTTGAGCAGATGGAAACGGATGCAGGACGTGAACTGACAGGCGACTGGACATGGCTGATTCCACCGGTTTCTCCAGCGACCACACATGTTTTTCATCGTCAGTACAACGATACAGTTCTAAAACCAAACTACTTTCGACAAAACCGCCCTTTCTGA
- a CDS encoding MFS transporter, translating to MEKFNMEQFGEARWTHKTTWMFVSFVLGLALESYVFSLSSIAIYWVPMPKSLGELLLAWAPIWLIIGIMFAGPFADRYGRKVTLYTTMVLYAVGGIVLFFSFNYIVILISLALMLMAGGGEMNSIMVASHELMPRKHRGKATMMIINGINFGGMVLAILALTTAALSNKAVMDTQRNVVAIAVLLVVAILFATRVSMPESFLWLQKKGRHQDLERVVTSYFGSDVVTSAVIKEVEESSKPVVPTGPKPSLGYTVFTMVVMVIVAAANTIGFGLMAYALAYAFFPHMQPVILAVFEGAGFVIGFLGLIADKVSRKKFLFWSFAGTFVMTAVVGLTTKEWQHDMTLFWILLIVLAGVNSLCYMTEDTVKAEVWPTVHRGSLTALARFISIGLYIPTIYITANLSTSHYILFNAGVWLVGTLASAAWLIWGRETGRGLSIQKASGEA from the coding sequence GTGGAAAAGTTCAACATGGAACAGTTTGGTGAGGCACGATGGACACACAAGACGACCTGGATGTTCGTCTCGTTTGTTCTAGGCCTGGCACTTGAGTCGTACGTTTTTTCACTGAGTTCCATTGCTATCTACTGGGTACCGATGCCGAAGTCCTTAGGTGAGCTGCTGTTGGCGTGGGCTCCAATATGGCTCATTATTGGTATCATGTTTGCCGGTCCGTTCGCGGATAGGTATGGTCGGAAAGTGACTTTGTATACGACGATGGTTTTGTACGCTGTTGGCGGTATTGTTCTGTTCTTTAGCTTCAACTATATTGTAATCCTTATTTCTCTCGCCTTGATGTTGATGGCTGGAGGCGGAGAAATGAACTCCATTATGGTTGCAAGCCATGAGCTAATGCCGAGGAAGCACCGCGGTAAGGCTACGATGATGATTATTAACGGCATCAACTTCGGCGGAATGGTGTTAGCGATTCTGGCATTGACCACTGCAGCGCTGAGCAATAAGGCGGTGATGGACACTCAACGCAACGTGGTGGCGATTGCAGTCCTGCTTGTGGTCGCAATTCTGTTTGCTACTCGCGTGAGCATGCCGGAGTCATTCCTGTGGCTGCAGAAAAAAGGACGCCATCAAGACCTGGAACGGGTTGTGACATCGTACTTCGGTTCGGATGTGGTGACCTCTGCTGTCATAAAGGAAGTTGAGGAATCGTCCAAGCCGGTTGTGCCGACGGGACCCAAACCGAGCTTAGGCTATACTGTCTTTACTATGGTAGTCATGGTCATTGTAGCAGCGGCGAATACCATTGGTTTTGGGCTCATGGCATACGCGTTGGCGTACGCATTCTTTCCCCACATGCAACCCGTCATTTTGGCGGTCTTTGAAGGAGCGGGCTTTGTTATCGGATTCCTTGGCCTCATTGCGGACAAAGTCTCACGAAAGAAGTTCCTGTTCTGGAGTTTTGCCGGAACGTTCGTTATGACGGCGGTAGTGGGCCTGACGACAAAAGAATGGCAACACGACATGACGCTGTTTTGGATTTTGTTAATTGTTCTTGCCGGGGTCAACTCACTCTGCTACATGACCGAGGACACGGTGAAAGCGGAAGTCTGGCCAACTGTTCATCGGGGCAGTTTGACGGCGTTGGCTCGTTTTATTTCCATCGGTCTTTATATTCCAACTATCTATATCACCGCAAATCTATCGACTTCACACTACATCTTGTTCAACGCAGGCGTATGGCTGGTCGGAACCCTAGCATCTGCCGCATGGCTCATATGGGGTCGTGAAACAGGACGCGGTCTTAGTATTCAAAAGGCATCTGGAGAAGCCTGA
- a CDS encoding penicillin-binding protein 2, translated as MKLKKAHSSRHSKRVLILQVVTYIGLGLVVLRMQVLQNWFGPSLLAQAKQTQQVTKTVLAPRGKILDAEGQPLAYDVPSFMMDIKVKGFKNRQKLASMLSKALGIPVSKILGFVSTKKYTWVQWPNSISELQKQNVVTGLQKLRTDALNAAKAAGKQVSAVPYFTQFATFTPTEKRIYPFNTFAANTVGYVDRNGTGQTGLEQEFNRTLSGKNGQIEYTRDGDGFPISSTLKVVKSAQPGMDIKTTLNATIQAYVQQAIKKLVNKYHPNHAAIIVENPKTGAILGMASRPTFNPNQYWKGSSEALSTNWAVNSVFEPGSTFKPIVLAAALATKSVNLAQTYMSGHITVQGHRIYDWNRVGWGKLTFRGAMEKSSNVGFATIALRLGWQHLMHYLKAFGYLNRTGIKLPGEATSIMFSPQNRGKLELATAGFGQGIAVTPLQQIAGIGALANGGKLMKPYIVKQIVNPSTGKAMKTFHPTVVNPQVVPTSIANTVSKVMTQDVNAKQGIDQIAAIKGYDVAGKSGTAQIVNPKTGKYYANKYAVSFVGYAPGWDPTVEVYVTVYGGHTKPGKDWGSTVSGPAAREILKESMQYYHIAPRLANGTSASGLNSNALPPVSATTHYIKTPKLAGASLTSAVNTLNQDGFHVQVGGTGNVVKRQWPQPGVSVSKGTNVYLYAPGSKPASTVTMPNLQGMPLREAGNILAVLGLQFSANGVGYVSSQSVPAGTTVKRGHRITVNFTSG; from the coding sequence ATGAAATTGAAAAAAGCTCACTCAAGCCGACATTCAAAAAGAGTCCTTATTCTGCAAGTCGTTACGTACATAGGTCTTGGTCTTGTGGTATTACGAATGCAGGTGTTGCAAAACTGGTTTGGTCCAAGTCTGCTGGCACAAGCCAAACAAACTCAGCAAGTCACGAAAACTGTCCTTGCACCCAGAGGGAAAATTCTTGACGCAGAGGGTCAGCCATTAGCTTATGACGTACCTTCATTTATGATGGATATTAAAGTCAAGGGATTTAAGAATCGTCAGAAGCTAGCGTCCATGTTAAGCAAAGCCTTGGGAATTCCCGTGAGTAAAATTCTTGGTTTTGTTAGCACCAAAAAATACACGTGGGTTCAATGGCCGAACTCAATTAGTGAATTGCAAAAGCAAAATGTAGTCACTGGATTGCAAAAGCTTCGAACGGACGCACTCAATGCTGCGAAAGCAGCAGGGAAACAGGTTTCTGCAGTGCCGTACTTTACCCAATTTGCAACATTTACGCCCACGGAGAAACGAATTTACCCGTTTAACACGTTTGCCGCAAACACGGTTGGCTATGTGGATCGAAACGGGACGGGGCAGACTGGGCTTGAGCAGGAGTTTAATCGTACACTGTCAGGAAAGAACGGGCAAATTGAGTATACGCGAGATGGTGACGGTTTCCCGATTAGCTCTACGCTTAAGGTGGTCAAATCTGCACAGCCAGGCATGGACATTAAGACAACGTTGAATGCAACGATTCAGGCATACGTGCAACAGGCGATAAAAAAACTGGTGAATAAATACCACCCGAATCACGCTGCAATCATTGTTGAAAACCCGAAAACCGGGGCTATTTTAGGAATGGCAAGCAGACCGACATTCAATCCGAATCAGTATTGGAAGGGCAGTTCTGAGGCACTGTCTACCAATTGGGCTGTGAACAGCGTGTTTGAACCGGGATCGACATTTAAACCGATTGTCTTGGCCGCAGCCCTTGCAACCAAGTCAGTGAACCTAGCTCAGACTTACATGTCGGGGCACATCACGGTTCAAGGCCACCGGATATACGACTGGAACCGCGTTGGCTGGGGCAAGCTCACGTTTCGAGGTGCGATGGAGAAATCCAGCAATGTGGGCTTTGCAACCATTGCTTTGCGGTTAGGCTGGCAGCATCTTATGCACTATCTGAAGGCATTCGGGTACTTGAACAGAACGGGTATCAAACTACCCGGAGAAGCTACTTCTATTATGTTTAGTCCGCAAAATCGCGGCAAACTTGAATTAGCCACTGCAGGTTTTGGCCAAGGTATAGCTGTAACACCGCTGCAGCAAATTGCTGGTATTGGTGCTTTGGCAAACGGCGGCAAATTGATGAAACCGTACATTGTGAAACAAATTGTGAATCCGAGCACAGGGAAAGCGATGAAAACGTTCCATCCGACGGTTGTAAATCCACAGGTTGTGCCCACGTCAATAGCTAACACGGTCAGTAAAGTCATGACACAAGACGTCAATGCAAAACAGGGCATCGATCAAATTGCAGCCATCAAGGGCTACGACGTGGCAGGGAAAAGTGGTACTGCACAGATTGTAAATCCGAAAACGGGTAAGTACTATGCCAACAAATATGCCGTTTCCTTTGTTGGATACGCACCAGGTTGGGATCCGACAGTCGAGGTATACGTTACTGTATACGGCGGGCACACGAAGCCTGGAAAGGATTGGGGGAGTACGGTGTCTGGTCCTGCGGCAAGAGAAATTCTGAAAGAGTCTATGCAGTACTATCATATTGCTCCACGGCTGGCCAATGGGACCTCCGCTTCGGGTTTAAACTCAAATGCACTGCCCCCAGTTAGTGCAACGACTCACTACATCAAGACGCCTAAACTGGCAGGTGCGTCACTGACATCTGCAGTAAATACGCTGAACCAAGATGGCTTTCATGTGCAAGTAGGCGGGACAGGCAATGTTGTAAAACGGCAATGGCCACAGCCTGGTGTGTCTGTATCTAAAGGGACCAATGTCTACTTATATGCTCCAGGCTCCAAACCTGCCAGCACGGTTACAATGCCGAATCTGCAGGGAATGCCCCTCAGGGAGGCAGGCAATATTCTAGCTGTACTAGGATTGCAATTTTCTGCAAACGGTGTCGGATATGTCTCTTCACAGTCCGTCCCTGCAGGAACCACAGTCAAGCGGGGCCACCGCATAACAGTCAACTTTACATCAGGGTAA